One window from the genome of Streptomyces sp. NBC_00708 encodes:
- a CDS encoding polysaccharide deacetylase family protein — translation MRLRPQRRPAALAAGLAITAASSLGLTASAAAPAQAATCTGYVGLTFDDGPSNDHTPALLNALKQNGLRATMFNEGQFAASYPAQVKAQVDAGMWVGNHSYTHPHLTQQSQAQMDSEISRTQQAVAAAGGGTPKLFRPPYGETNATLKAVEATYGLTEVIWDVDSQDWNGASTDAIVQAVSRLSNGQVILMHEWPANTLAAIPRIAQSLASRGLCPGMISPQTGRAVAPDGGSGGGGNTGGCTATLSAGQRWGDRYNLNVSVTGGADWTVTLRLPAPEKVLTTWNISASYPSAQVLTAKPNGSGDNWGVTIQSNGAWTWPTVSCATG, via the coding sequence ATGCGTCTGCGTCCCCAGCGCCGCCCCGCCGCCCTGGCCGCCGGTCTCGCGATCACCGCGGCGAGCTCCCTGGGTCTGACGGCCTCCGCCGCCGCCCCGGCACAGGCCGCCACCTGCACCGGCTATGTGGGCCTGACCTTCGACGACGGCCCGTCCAACGACCACACCCCCGCCCTGCTCAACGCCCTGAAGCAGAACGGTCTGCGGGCCACGATGTTCAACGAGGGCCAATTCGCCGCCTCGTACCCGGCCCAGGTGAAGGCCCAGGTCGACGCGGGCATGTGGGTCGGCAACCACAGTTACACCCACCCCCACCTCACCCAGCAGAGCCAGGCCCAGATGGACTCGGAGATCTCCCGCACCCAGCAGGCCGTCGCGGCGGCCGGCGGCGGGACCCCCAAGCTGTTCCGGCCGCCGTACGGGGAGACCAACGCGACCCTCAAGGCGGTCGAGGCCACGTACGGCCTCACGGAGGTGATCTGGGACGTCGACTCGCAGGACTGGAACGGTGCGAGCACCGACGCGATCGTCCAGGCGGTGTCGCGGCTCTCCAACGGGCAGGTCATCCTGATGCACGAGTGGCCGGCCAATACCCTGGCCGCCATCCCCCGCATCGCCCAGTCGCTCGCCTCCCGGGGCCTGTGCCCGGGCATGATCTCGCCGCAGACCGGGCGGGCCGTCGCGCCCGACGGCGGCAGCGGCGGGGGCGGAAACACCGGGGGCTGCACGGCGACCCTGTCCGCCGGGCAGCGGTGGGGCGACCGCTACAACCTCAACGTCTCCGTCACCGGCGGCGCCGACTGGACCGTCACCCTGCGCCTCCCCGCACCCGAGAAGGTCCTCACCACCTGGAACATCAGCGCCTCCTACCCCAGCGCCCAGGTGCTGACCGCGAAGCCCAACGGCAGCGGCGACAACTGGGGCGTGACCATCCAGAGCAACGGCGCCTGGACCTGGCCGACGGTGTCCTGCGCCACGGGCTGA
- a CDS encoding allantoin permease gives MSTTESRATSTPPSTSSSRATSETLEDYTLRFAPRSYRRWTPAVVATTALGGIAYMADFSIGAGIGLAHGTGNALVAIAVAAVVIFTTGFPLAYYGARYNLDLDLITRGSGFGYYGSVLTSVIFASFTFIFFALEGSIMAQGLELGLGLPLWLGYLVSTLMVIPLVIYGMSALSKLQVWTTPIWLLLMVGPLVYLVATDPGTVDRFLSYAGTDGKGGLDTASVLLGAGVCLSLIAQIGEQIDYLRFMPPKTDANRRTWWTAVVMAGPGWVVLGALKQAIGVFLAVYVLAEVGPAAAPEPIRQFRGAFDAMLPSWLVVPLAVVLVVISQIKINVTNAYSGSLAWTNSFTRVTKHYPGRLVFVLVNLGFALALMEADMFSFLNDILGFYSNCAIAWIVTVATDIGVNKYLLRISPLRPEFRRGMLYAVNPVGVVAFTAASGLSIAMYFHALGDTLQPYSPVAAAVIAFVLTPLVAVVTKGRYYLRRTDDGLDEPMLDADGNPSAVTLDCHVCHQAYERPDLAACATHDALVCSLCLSTDGVGDHVLPAQPPLA, from the coding sequence ATGAGTACGACCGAGTCACGCGCCACCTCCACCCCACCGAGCACGTCCAGCAGCCGCGCGACGAGCGAGACCCTGGAGGACTACACCCTCCGCTTCGCGCCCCGCAGTTACCGCCGCTGGACCCCCGCGGTCGTGGCCACCACCGCCCTGGGCGGCATCGCCTACATGGCCGACTTCTCCATCGGCGCCGGCATCGGCCTCGCCCACGGCACCGGGAACGCGCTGGTGGCGATCGCGGTGGCCGCCGTCGTCATCTTCACCACCGGCTTCCCGCTGGCGTACTACGGCGCCCGGTACAACCTGGACCTCGACCTGATCACCCGCGGCTCCGGCTTCGGGTACTACGGCTCGGTCCTGACCAGCGTCATCTTCGCCAGCTTCACCTTCATCTTCTTCGCGCTCGAAGGCTCGATCATGGCCCAGGGCCTCGAACTCGGCCTCGGGCTGCCGCTCTGGCTGGGCTATCTGGTCTCGACGCTGATGGTCATCCCGCTGGTGATCTACGGGATGTCGGCGCTCAGCAAGCTCCAGGTGTGGACGACCCCGATCTGGCTGCTGCTCATGGTCGGCCCGCTGGTCTATCTGGTCGCCACCGACCCCGGCACGGTCGACCGGTTCCTCTCGTACGCCGGAACCGACGGCAAGGGCGGCCTCGACACCGCATCCGTGCTGCTGGGCGCCGGTGTCTGCCTCTCCCTCATCGCGCAGATCGGTGAGCAGATCGACTACCTGCGCTTCATGCCGCCGAAGACCGATGCCAACCGGCGCACCTGGTGGACCGCCGTGGTCATGGCCGGTCCCGGGTGGGTGGTGCTGGGCGCGCTCAAGCAGGCCATCGGGGTGTTCCTCGCGGTGTATGTGCTCGCCGAGGTCGGACCGGCCGCCGCGCCCGAGCCGATCCGGCAGTTCCGGGGCGCCTTCGACGCGATGCTGCCGTCCTGGCTGGTCGTGCCGCTGGCCGTGGTCCTGGTGGTCATCAGCCAGATCAAGATCAACGTGACCAACGCGTACTCCGGCTCGCTCGCGTGGACCAACTCCTTCACCCGGGTCACGAAGCACTACCCCGGCCGGCTGGTCTTCGTCCTGGTCAACCTCGGCTTCGCGCTCGCGCTGATGGAGGCCGACATGTTCAGCTTCCTCAACGACATCCTCGGCTTCTACTCCAACTGCGCCATCGCCTGGATCGTCACCGTCGCCACCGACATCGGCGTCAACAAGTACCTGCTGCGGATCTCGCCGCTCCGTCCGGAGTTCCGGCGCGGCATGCTGTACGCGGTCAACCCCGTCGGCGTCGTCGCCTTCACCGCCGCGTCCGGGCTGTCGATCGCGATGTACTTCCACGCCCTGGGCGACACCCTCCAGCCGTACTCCCCCGTCGCCGCCGCCGTCATCGCCTTCGTCCTGACCCCTCTGGTCGCGGTCGTCACCAAGGGCAGGTACTACCTGCGCCGCACCGACGACGGCCTGGACGAGCCGATGCTCGACGCGGACGGCAACCCGAGCGCGGTGACCCTCGACTGCCACGTCTGCCACCAGGCGTACGAGCGCCCCGACCTCGCCGCCTGCGCCACCCATGACGCGCTGGTCTGCTCGCTCTGCCTGAGCACCGACGGCGTCGGCGACCACGTGCTGCCCGCCCAGCCGCCCCTCGCCTGA
- the uca gene encoding urea carboxylase: protein MFDTLLIANRGEIACRVIRSAEALGLRTVAVYSDADRTAPHVRMADEAVRLGPAPAAESYLRADAVLEAALATGAGAIHPGYGFLSENTAFAAAVEKAGLAFAGPTPAQLEVFGAKHTARDAALAAGVPLLPGSGLLADEEAALRAAGPTGYPVMLKATGGGGGIGMQACAGPQELRDAFARVSRLARGSFADGGVFLERYVEHARHIEVQVFGDGAGSVVVLGDRDCSLQRRNQKVLEEAPAPNLPPHVRAGLHTAARELCASVDYRSAGTVEFVYDPVRGEAYFLEVNTRLQVEHPVTEETHGIDLVAWMLRLARGESGFLEEPPARGHAVEARIYAEDPARDHRPSSGLLTRVAFPAGVRVDGWAETGQHVSSAYDPMLAKVVATGDTRAEAFARLAEALDETVVDGVETNLGLLRAACRAPVVLDARHTTATLAGLRDPRPRIDVERGGAQTTVQDWPGRTGYWEVGIPPGGPMDDLSFRLGNTAVGNPEGVPGLECTLEGPALRFSAPAVVCVTGAPAAVTVDGRPAAMWEPLDLAAGQLLDVGTAQGPGMRTYVLVRGGLDVPAYLGSAATFTLGAFGGHAGRALRTGDVLRPARPAPDAPAPAPVAAGIRPHFTAHWRIAVSEGPHAAPDFLTRAGIDTVYGTHWKVSAQSARTGVRLVGPRPEWARPDGGEAGLHPSNVHDTAYSVGAVNLTGDTPAILGPDGPSLGGFACPVTVVRGERWKTGQLRPGDTVQFVPVTERTADALRRTPALLTLPAPGGPDGDDGVLGRRPPTDTAPEVTYRRGADDNILVEYGPMTLDLGLRMRVHALAEHVRALAPRGLVDVTPGVRSLHLHTDPDVLPLRTLLGLLREAEDRLPATAELTVPSRDVHLPLSWDDPTVDEAIDRYTASVRGDAPWNPSNIEFIRRINGLDSVEDVRRTVFDARYLVLGLGDVYLGAPAATPLDPRHRLVTTKYNPARTWTAEAGVGIGGSYLCVYGMESPGGYQLIGRTVPVWGGLRPPRSFADGTPWLLRFFDRIIWHPVDPAELLDIRADLASGRTALDIRPGVFSLAGHEAFLRENAEDIAAFRTRQSAAFETERRAWEAAGEFADRAEPEPAAEVVAPLALPPGSGLVEAPLSSTVWKVEAGPGTRVEPGQALLVLEAMKMEVVVRAPAHGVVTDVLVTPGQQIDAGTPLAVVAREEAA from the coding sequence ATGTTCGACACCCTGCTCATCGCCAACCGCGGAGAGATCGCCTGCCGCGTCATCCGCAGCGCCGAGGCCCTCGGCCTGCGCACGGTGGCCGTCTACTCCGACGCCGACCGGACCGCCCCGCACGTCCGCATGGCCGACGAGGCCGTGCGCCTCGGCCCCGCGCCCGCAGCCGAGAGCTATCTGCGCGCCGACGCGGTCCTGGAGGCGGCGCTCGCCACCGGGGCCGGCGCGATCCACCCCGGCTACGGATTCCTGTCCGAGAACACGGCGTTCGCCGCCGCCGTGGAGAAGGCGGGCCTCGCGTTCGCCGGCCCCACGCCCGCCCAGCTGGAGGTTTTCGGCGCCAAGCACACGGCACGGGACGCGGCGCTCGCGGCGGGCGTGCCCCTGCTGCCCGGCAGCGGGCTCCTCGCCGACGAGGAGGCGGCACTGCGCGCGGCCGGACCGACCGGCTACCCGGTGATGCTCAAGGCGACCGGCGGCGGAGGCGGCATCGGCATGCAGGCGTGCGCCGGGCCCCAGGAGCTGCGGGACGCCTTCGCCAGGGTGTCGCGGCTGGCCCGGGGCAGCTTCGCCGACGGCGGCGTCTTCCTGGAGCGGTACGTGGAGCACGCCCGCCACATCGAGGTACAGGTCTTCGGGGACGGCGCCGGCTCCGTCGTGGTGCTCGGCGACCGCGACTGCTCCCTCCAGCGCCGCAACCAGAAGGTGCTGGAGGAGGCCCCGGCGCCGAACCTCCCCCCGCACGTGCGCGCCGGACTCCACACCGCGGCACGGGAGTTGTGTGCCTCGGTGGACTACCGATCGGCGGGCACGGTCGAGTTCGTGTACGACCCGGTGCGCGGGGAGGCGTACTTCCTGGAGGTCAACACCCGCCTCCAGGTGGAGCATCCGGTGACGGAGGAGACCCACGGCATCGACCTGGTCGCCTGGATGCTGCGGCTGGCGCGCGGCGAGAGCGGCTTCCTGGAGGAACCGCCCGCCCGGGGTCACGCGGTCGAGGCGCGGATCTACGCGGAGGACCCGGCCCGGGACCACCGGCCCAGCTCCGGCCTGCTGACCCGGGTCGCCTTCCCCGCCGGCGTACGGGTGGACGGCTGGGCGGAGACCGGGCAGCACGTCTCCTCCGCGTACGACCCGATGCTCGCCAAGGTCGTCGCGACCGGTGACACCCGTGCGGAGGCGTTCGCCCGGCTGGCCGAGGCACTGGACGAGACCGTGGTGGACGGGGTGGAGACCAACCTCGGGCTGCTGCGCGCCGCCTGTCGCGCGCCGGTGGTGCTCGACGCCCGGCACACCACGGCCACCCTGGCCGGACTGCGCGATCCCCGGCCGCGCATCGACGTGGAACGCGGAGGTGCCCAGACCACGGTGCAGGACTGGCCGGGGCGCACCGGCTACTGGGAGGTCGGCATCCCGCCCGGCGGTCCGATGGACGACCTCTCGTTCCGGCTCGGCAACACCGCCGTCGGCAACCCGGAGGGCGTACCCGGTCTGGAGTGCACGCTGGAGGGGCCCGCGCTGCGCTTCTCCGCGCCGGCCGTCGTCTGCGTCACCGGTGCCCCGGCCGCGGTCACCGTCGACGGGCGCCCCGCCGCCATGTGGGAGCCGCTCGATCTCGCCGCCGGCCAACTGCTGGACGTCGGTACGGCCCAGGGCCCCGGGATGCGCACCTACGTCCTGGTCCGAGGCGGTCTCGATGTCCCCGCCTACCTGGGCAGCGCGGCCACCTTCACCCTCGGGGCCTTCGGCGGCCACGCGGGCCGCGCCCTGCGCACCGGTGACGTGCTGCGGCCCGCCCGCCCCGCGCCGGACGCCCCGGCTCCGGCCCCCGTGGCGGCGGGCATACGTCCGCACTTCACCGCCCACTGGCGTATCGCGGTGAGCGAAGGGCCGCACGCCGCACCGGACTTCCTCACCCGGGCCGGCATCGACACGGTCTACGGGACGCACTGGAAGGTCTCCGCGCAGTCGGCGCGCACCGGTGTGCGTCTCGTCGGACCCCGTCCCGAGTGGGCCCGTCCGGACGGCGGGGAGGCGGGACTGCATCCGTCCAACGTGCACGACACCGCGTACTCCGTCGGCGCGGTCAACCTCACCGGCGACACCCCGGCCATCCTCGGCCCCGACGGGCCCAGCCTGGGAGGCTTCGCCTGCCCGGTCACCGTCGTGCGCGGCGAGCGCTGGAAGACCGGGCAGCTGCGCCCCGGCGACACCGTCCAGTTCGTCCCCGTCACCGAGCGGACCGCCGACGCCCTGCGCCGGACCCCCGCGCTGCTCACGCTGCCGGCCCCCGGCGGCCCGGACGGCGACGACGGCGTGCTCGGCCGGCGCCCGCCCACCGACACCGCCCCCGAGGTCACGTACCGGCGGGGCGCCGACGACAACATCCTCGTCGAGTACGGACCCATGACGCTCGACCTGGGCCTGCGGATGCGTGTCCACGCCCTCGCCGAGCACGTGCGGGCCCTCGCCCCGCGCGGGCTGGTCGACGTCACTCCGGGCGTGCGCTCACTGCATCTGCACACCGATCCGGACGTGCTGCCGCTGCGCACCCTGCTCGGTCTGCTCCGGGAGGCCGAGGACCGGTTGCCGGCCACCGCCGAGCTGACCGTCCCGAGCCGGGACGTGCACCTGCCCCTGTCGTGGGACGACCCCACCGTCGACGAGGCCATCGACCGCTACACCGCGTCGGTGCGCGGCGACGCGCCCTGGAACCCGTCCAACATCGAGTTCATCCGCCGTATCAACGGCCTGGACAGCGTCGAGGACGTACGGCGCACGGTCTTCGACGCGCGGTATCTCGTCCTCGGCCTCGGCGACGTCTATCTCGGCGCCCCGGCCGCCACCCCGCTCGACCCCCGCCACCGCCTGGTGACCACCAAGTACAACCCGGCCCGTACATGGACGGCGGAGGCCGGGGTGGGCATCGGCGGCTCGTACCTTTGCGTCTACGGGATGGAGAGCCCCGGCGGCTACCAGCTCATCGGCCGGACGGTCCCCGTGTGGGGCGGTCTGCGCCCGCCGCGCTCCTTCGCCGACGGCACGCCCTGGCTGCTGCGGTTCTTCGACCGGATCATCTGGCATCCGGTCGATCCGGCCGAACTCCTGGACATCCGGGCCGATCTCGCCTCCGGGCGGACCGCGCTGGACATCCGTCCGGGCGTCTTCTCGCTGGCCGGGCACGAGGCGTTCCTGCGGGAGAACGCGGAGGACATCGCCGCCTTCCGTACCCGCCAGTCCGCGGCCTTCGAGACGGAGCGCCGGGCGTGGGAGGCGGCGGGCGAGTTCGCCGACCGCGCCGAACCGGAGCCGGCGGCCGAGGTCGTCGCCCCTCTCGCCCTCCCGCCGGGCTCGGGCCTGGTCGAGGCCCCGCTGAGCTCCACCGTATGGAAGGTGGAAGCAGGGCCCGGCACCCGGGTCGAGCCGGGTCAGGCCCTTCTGGTCCTGGAAGCCATGAAGATGGAGGTCGTCGTGCGCGCTCCCGCCCACGGAGTCGTCACCGACGTCCTCGTCACCCCCGGACAGCAGATCGACGCCGGCACCCCGCTGGCCGTCGTCGCACGAGAGGAAGCAGCGTGA
- a CDS encoding cellulose-binding domain-containing protein, whose amino-acid sequence MPIPVPRLARRAWTAAGAVCALALSLLVAVPASGSAAASGCRADYTVNEWTGGYTAELRVTNEGPALGDWRVTWTYEGDQHVTSAWNATVTQTGHTVTAVNTAWNGALATGGTVGFGVQGTSGAGGPAPTGFALNGVSCGGDTTTPPTTPPPTTPPPTTPPSAECGDAVVCDDFENQAGSVPAGDWKFTAPDCQGTGTAAVDTDIAHSGTRSLRLDGKAGYCNHAFVASTADLSSVGPVLYVRMWVRHTTALPAAHVAFVSMPDSSQGGKALRIGGQNGALQWNRESDDATLPAQSPTGVGLSRPLPTDTWQCLRFAVDTSAPGLDTWLGDEQVPGLHADGVPTRDIDDQWLSRTTPPRPTALRLGWESYGTGDDTLWFDDVAVGSSPVGC is encoded by the coding sequence ATGCCCATTCCCGTCCCGCGATTGGCGCGCAGAGCCTGGACCGCCGCCGGCGCCGTATGCGCGCTGGCTCTTTCACTGCTCGTCGCCGTGCCCGCCAGCGGTTCGGCCGCCGCGTCCGGATGCCGGGCCGACTACACCGTCAATGAGTGGACCGGCGGCTACACCGCCGAACTGCGGGTCACCAACGAGGGCCCGGCACTCGGCGACTGGCGGGTGACATGGACGTACGAAGGCGACCAGCACGTCACCTCGGCGTGGAACGCGACCGTCACCCAGACCGGCCACACGGTGACCGCCGTCAACACGGCCTGGAACGGGGCCCTGGCGACCGGCGGCACGGTCGGCTTCGGGGTCCAGGGGACCTCCGGGGCGGGTGGTCCGGCGCCCACCGGCTTCGCCCTCAACGGGGTCTCCTGCGGCGGTGACACCACCACGCCCCCGACCACACCGCCTCCCACCACGCCGCCGCCGACCACCCCGCCGTCCGCGGAGTGCGGTGACGCCGTCGTCTGCGACGACTTCGAGAACCAGGCCGGCTCCGTGCCCGCCGGGGACTGGAAGTTCACCGCGCCCGACTGCCAGGGCACGGGCACGGCCGCCGTCGACACGGACATCGCGCACAGCGGCACGCGGTCGCTGCGGCTGGACGGGAAGGCCGGGTACTGCAACCACGCCTTCGTGGCCTCCACCGCCGACCTCTCGTCGGTCGGGCCGGTGCTGTACGTACGGATGTGGGTGCGGCACACCACGGCGCTCCCGGCCGCGCACGTCGCCTTCGTGTCCATGCCCGACAGCTCCCAGGGCGGCAAGGCGCTCAGGATCGGCGGGCAGAACGGCGCCCTGCAATGGAACCGGGAGAGCGACGACGCGACACTCCCGGCGCAGAGCCCGACCGGGGTGGGGCTGAGCAGGCCGCTGCCCACGGACACGTGGCAGTGCCTGCGGTTCGCGGTCGACACCTCGGCCCCGGGGCTCGACACCTGGCTCGGCGACGAGCAGGTGCCGGGGCTGCACGCGGACGGTGTGCCGACGCGGGACATCGACGACCAGTGGCTGTCCCGGACCACGCCGCCGAGGCCCACCGCGCTCCGGCTGGGCTGGGAAAGCTACGGCACCGGCGACGACACCCTGTGGTTCGACGACGTGGCGGTCGGCTCCTCGCCGGTCGGCTGCTGA
- a CDS encoding helix-turn-helix domain-containing protein — protein sequence MTPRDESESGGSQTLERGLALLVELGRHTGGLTTSQVAAATGFHRSIAHRLLVSLHRTGFAARDDDGRYTVGPAVAGLLGGTGPSLRTVAEPVLHRLARQLDATASLVEAVGTAAVTTVVAEPPTDGPLFWYRKGSRDPLDRGAGGLAALASGPPRAAEPDRVRAVREAGYVITHSEVNVGAHGIAAPLPGWPVRAAINVVTADPRLADKAVPHVLAAAAEVGTPGDHLGAE from the coding sequence ATGACGCCCAGAGACGAATCCGAGAGCGGTGGCTCGCAGACCCTGGAGCGCGGTCTGGCCCTTCTGGTCGAACTCGGCCGCCACACCGGCGGGCTGACCACAAGTCAGGTGGCGGCGGCGACGGGGTTCCACCGCTCCATCGCGCACCGCCTGCTGGTCTCCCTCCACCGGACCGGGTTCGCCGCGCGCGACGACGACGGCCGCTACACGGTGGGCCCGGCCGTGGCGGGGCTGCTCGGCGGCACCGGCCCCAGCCTGCGGACCGTCGCGGAGCCCGTCCTGCACCGCCTCGCCCGCCAACTGGACGCCACCGCAAGCCTGGTGGAGGCCGTCGGCACCGCCGCCGTCACCACCGTGGTGGCCGAGCCGCCGACCGACGGCCCCCTGTTCTGGTACCGCAAGGGCAGCCGCGACCCGCTGGACCGGGGCGCCGGAGGCCTGGCCGCCCTGGCCTCCGGTCCCCCGCGCGCCGCCGAACCCGACCGGGTGCGGGCGGTCCGCGAGGCCGGCTACGTCATCACGCACAGCGAGGTCAACGTCGGCGCCCACGGCATCGCGGCCCCCCTGCCCGGCTGGCCGGTCCGCGCCGCGATCAACGTGGTCACGGCCGATCCCCGGCTCGCCGACAAGGCCGTCCCCCACGTCCTGGCGGCCGCCGCGGAGGTCGGCACCCCGGGCGACCACCTGGGCGCGGAGTGA
- a CDS encoding GntR family transcriptional regulator, giving the protein MDSTLDSTLYTPPDTERDTGAAPAPPLRELVYGQLRTAVLDGEFGPRERLAEMRLAARFGVSRTPVREALARLLADGLIERGDGGFFVTIPNLTQLRDLYELRVTLELRGIARAIDDPSVRHEPTLLKAELERWYAMRDRPPDPDPRFVVQDERFHAELSRASGNPALTDALVAVSERIRRVRMYDFLTRDRVETTITEHIEIMEAVRDGRLDDGHRALHAHVGDSMAVVLERAQRAMTQMALHADRL; this is encoded by the coding sequence ATGGATTCGACGCTGGATTCGACGCTGTATACGCCTCCGGACACAGAGCGGGACACCGGCGCGGCACCCGCGCCCCCGCTGCGCGAGCTGGTCTACGGGCAGCTGCGCACGGCCGTGCTCGACGGTGAGTTCGGGCCGCGCGAACGGCTGGCCGAGATGCGGCTCGCCGCACGGTTCGGCGTGTCACGGACCCCGGTGCGCGAGGCCCTGGCGCGTCTCCTCGCGGACGGCCTGATCGAACGCGGCGACGGCGGCTTCTTCGTCACGATCCCCAACCTGACCCAGCTGCGCGACCTGTACGAGCTGCGGGTCACCCTGGAGCTGCGAGGCATCGCCCGCGCCATCGATGACCCCTCCGTCCGGCATGAACCGACGCTGCTGAAGGCCGAGTTGGAACGCTGGTACGCCATGCGCGACCGGCCCCCGGACCCCGACCCCCGCTTCGTCGTCCAGGACGAGCGCTTCCACGCGGAGCTGTCCCGCGCCTCCGGGAACCCCGCCCTGACGGACGCCCTGGTGGCCGTCAGCGAGCGCATCCGCCGGGTGCGGATGTACGACTTCCTCACCCGGGACCGGGTGGAGACGACCATCACCGAGCACATCGAGATCATGGAGGCCGTCCGTGACGGACGCCTCGACGACGGCCACCGCGCCCTGCACGCCCATGTCGGCGACTCCATGGCCGTCGTACTCGAACGGGCCCAGCGCGCCATGACGCAGATGGCCCTGCACGCCGACCGCCTCTGA
- the atzF gene encoding allophanate hydrolase codes for MTQSCVARVTAAYHRITAADRPEVWITLRPEADVRAEAAALDARLAAGESLPLAGVLVAVKDNIDVAGLPTTAACPAFAYTPETDAPAVRRLLDAGAVVLGKTNLDQFATGLVGTRSPYGAVRNALRPEKISGGSSSGSAVAVALGIADIALGTDTAGSGRVPAALNGIVGIKPTLGLVPTTGVVPAARSYDAVTVFARTLTEAQRAVGVMTGPDDGDPRGRVWPDDVRLAAPPRPRVAVPRDDDLVPLSPGGRAAFAAAVKQLEAAGATTEVVDVSPLLLAARLLYDGALVAERYAAVGEFIAGDPSAADPTVAGIILAAAGLPAHALAADQERLDRYRALAVRILSGYDALLLPTTTGHPDIAEVLADPVAVNSRLGTYTNFVNLLDLAAVAVPAGEADGSPFGVSVVTRAFEDQPALDIAALFTGEQAPHPLPGGGVDLAVFGAHLTGQPLHHQLTDSGARYAGEVTTTAAYRLTALGTTPPKPGLVRVGPGDGAPIGGERWTLSPAALGRFLAALPAPMSLGRVELAEGTWVLGFQCDPDSAARGTDITEHGGWRAYLESTTA; via the coding sequence GTGACCCAGAGCTGCGTCGCACGCGTCACCGCCGCCTACCACCGCATCACCGCTGCCGACCGCCCGGAGGTGTGGATCACCCTGCGCCCGGAGGCGGACGTCCGGGCGGAGGCCGCCGCCCTGGACGCCCGGCTGGCCGCCGGGGAGTCGCTGCCGCTGGCGGGCGTCCTGGTCGCGGTGAAGGACAACATCGACGTGGCGGGGCTGCCCACGACGGCCGCCTGCCCCGCCTTCGCGTACACCCCGGAGACGGACGCGCCGGCCGTACGGCGTCTGCTGGACGCGGGCGCGGTCGTGCTGGGCAAGACCAACCTGGACCAGTTCGCCACCGGTCTGGTCGGGACCCGCAGTCCCTACGGTGCGGTGCGCAACGCCCTGCGCCCCGAGAAGATCTCCGGCGGTTCCAGCTCCGGTTCGGCGGTCGCCGTCGCCCTCGGCATCGCCGACATCGCGCTCGGTACGGACACGGCGGGCTCCGGCCGTGTTCCCGCCGCCCTCAACGGCATCGTCGGCATCAAGCCCACCCTGGGCCTGGTCCCCACCACCGGGGTGGTCCCCGCCGCCCGCTCCTACGACGCGGTCACGGTGTTCGCCCGCACCCTCACCGAGGCCCAGCGGGCCGTCGGCGTCATGACGGGCCCGGACGACGGCGACCCGCGCGGCCGTGTCTGGCCCGACGACGTCCGCCTGGCGGCCCCGCCCCGGCCCCGGGTCGCGGTCCCCCGGGACGACGACCTCGTCCCGCTCTCGCCGGGGGGCCGTGCCGCGTTCGCCGCCGCCGTCAAGCAGCTGGAGGCCGCCGGTGCGACGACCGAAGTCGTCGATGTGTCACCGCTGCTGCTGGCGGCCCGGCTGCTCTACGACGGCGCGCTGGTCGCGGAACGCTACGCGGCCGTCGGTGAGTTCATCGCCGGTGACCCGTCGGCGGCGGACCCCACGGTCGCCGGGATCATCCTGGCCGCCGCCGGTCTGCCGGCCCATGCCCTGGCCGCGGACCAGGAACGCCTGGACCGGTACCGGGCGCTCGCGGTCCGGATTCTGTCCGGGTACGACGCGCTGCTGCTCCCCACCACGACCGGGCACCCGGACATCGCGGAGGTGCTGGCCGATCCGGTGGCCGTCAACTCGCGGCTGGGCACCTACACCAACTTCGTGAACCTCCTGGACCTGGCGGCGGTCGCTGTCCCGGCCGGGGAGGCCGACGGCAGCCCGTTCGGCGTCAGCGTCGTCACCCGCGCGTTCGAGGATCAGCCGGCCCTCGACATCGCCGCGCTGTTCACCGGAGAGCAGGCGCCGCACCCCCTGCCGGGCGGGGGCGTGGATCTCGCCGTGTTCGGCGCCCATCTGACCGGGCAGCCGCTCCACCACCAGCTCACCGACTCCGGCGCCCGGTACGCCGGCGAGGTCACCACCACGGCCGCCTACCGGCTCACGGCGCTCGGGACCACCCCGCCCAAACCGGGCCTCGTCCGCGTCGGCCCCGGGGACGGCGCGCCCATCGGCGGCGAGCGGTGGACCCTCTCCCCCGCCGCCCTCGGGCGCTTCCTCGCCGCCCTGCCCGCGCCCATGTCCCTGGGCCGGGTGGAACTGGCCGAGGGCACGTGGGTCCTCGGCTTCCAGTGCGACCCGGACTCCGCGGCCCGGGGCACCGACATCACGGAGCACGGCGGCTGGCGGGCCTACCTGGAGTCGACGACGGCCTGA